The Candidatus Binataceae bacterium genomic interval ACATCCGCCTTGCCGATGCAGCGGACCTCATTCTGATAGCGCCCGCCACCGCCGACCTGATTGCCAAAGCCGCCGTCGGTATTGCAGACGACATCGTAACAACCGTGCTGCTGGCCACTCGGGCGAAGGTCGCGTTTGCACCCGCGATGAACGTGCACATGTATGCTCACCCGACCGTACAGGGAAATCTCGCCACTCTCAGATCACGCGGCGTCTCAATTATCGAACCCGGGGAGGGAGACCTCGCGTGCGGCTACGAAGGCAAGGGACGGCTCGAAGACCCAGCGATCATAGTGGAGGAACTCGAGCGAATGGTCGCACCCCGCGATCTCGAGGGTCAGCGCATCCTGGTAACTGCCGGCCCGACTCAGGAAGCGATCGATCCGGTGCGGTTCGTCTCCAATCGGTCGTCGGGGAAAATGGGCTTTGCGATCGCCCGCTCCGCCGTGGCTCGCGGCGCGGAGGTCAGGATGGTCGCCGGACCGTCATCGCTTCCGACCCCGCGCGGTGTCGAGCGCTTCGACACCGTCAACGCGGCCGACATGCTCGGCGCGACCTCGCGCAATTTCCCGTGGTGCACTGTGCTCGTGATGGCGGCGGCAATCGCCGATTTTCGACCCGCAGATCCTGCCTCGAATAAGTTGAAAAAGAATTCGCGCGGCCTTGATCTCAAAATGGTGTCGATCGCCGATGAGCTCCCGCGGCTGGCCGCCAAACGGGGATCGCGCGTGATGATCGGATTCGCGGCCGAAACCAACGATCTGGAAGCCAACGCTCGCGATAAACTGAAGCGCAAGGGCCTCGACCTAATCGTAGCCAACGACGTTACCCAACACGGCGCTGGTTTCGGCGCCGACACCAACATCGTCACGCTCATTACCCCGGATGGCGTTGCGCATTCCCATCCAAAGCTCGGCAAAGACGAGGTAGCCGACCTGATCCTGGATCGCCTGGTCGCGATCCGCACGTCGAAGCATCGTCGGCTCCGGGCCGTTCGTTAGTCTAGGAAATTCCCGGCTCATCGCGGGAGAGGCATGACCACGCAAGGGCCTGAAACCCAAGCGAGCCTCGCAACCATTTAGCAAACCCAGGGTCTTAGAGCCCAGGCTAGAATTTCCGGGCAGCTGCGTCGGGAACGGCGCCCTCTTCGACGACCTCCTCGTTTGTGCTTAGACATACCCACGGGAAGCCGGGGTGGTGAAAGCGGTAGACACAGAGGACTTAAAATCCTCTGGACCGAGA includes:
- the coaBC gene encoding bifunctional phosphopantothenoylcysteine decarboxylase/phosphopantothenate--cysteine ligase CoaBC; the encoded protein is MSRLTDKTVVLGVGGGIAAYKAAEITRLLVQRGAKVRVMMTPNAREFITPLTLQTLSQNAVATDTFSLTQESQIGHIRLADAADLILIAPATADLIAKAAVGIADDIVTTVLLATRAKVAFAPAMNVHMYAHPTVQGNLATLRSRGVSIIEPGEGDLACGYEGKGRLEDPAIIVEELERMVAPRDLEGQRILVTAGPTQEAIDPVRFVSNRSSGKMGFAIARSAVARGAEVRMVAGPSSLPTPRGVERFDTVNAADMLGATSRNFPWCTVLVMAAAIADFRPADPASNKLKKNSRGLDLKMVSIADELPRLAAKRGSRVMIGFAAETNDLEANARDKLKRKGLDLIVANDVTQHGAGFGADTNIVTLITPDGVAHSHPKLGKDEVADLILDRLVAIRTSKHRRLRAVR